The Candidatus Arthromitus sp. SFB-mouse-Japan genome includes a region encoding these proteins:
- a CDS encoding HpaII family restriction endonuclease has translation MLGLNKGEWNEFYALLYLLENNNISIVDSDLCVIDSAIFFINKLVTQGETSLTYQKVDDEIIIFKNTQKIGVVSLDAVIKAKEFLLKTLINKKPLNGGSIKLPSLNEFIENFTDGYSIKGKAKSKADLGANVKDNKICKDVNITYSLKSQFGSPATLLNASKHTNFMHKVQGFDKDKMQEVNRIKTKKKLLDRIYKIKELEGKIEFYKIVSNTLERNIRLIDSSMDKLLANALLYSYVENEKDLQKAFLKSNHGNDEVFLRKKLIDFLYGICFGFFPSEEWDGKYSVNGGIMVTKNSGEVVLLDKIYHNEILENYLYYKSKFDSPSTSRYHMLEIFEDSGDFFFTLNLQIRSK, from the coding sequence ATGTTAGGATTAAATAAAGGTGAATGGAATGAATTTTACGCATTATTATATTTATTGGAAAATAACAATATTAGTATAGTGGATTCAGATTTATGTGTAATAGATTCTGCAATTTTTTTCATAAATAAGTTAGTTACTCAAGGAGAAACATCTTTAACATATCAAAAAGTTGATGATGAAATTATTATATTTAAAAATACACAAAAGATTGGTGTGGTATCTTTGGATGCTGTAATAAAAGCGAAAGAATTCTTATTAAAAACACTTATTAATAAGAAACCGTTGAACGGAGGTTCAATAAAGCTTCCCTCACTAAATGAATTTATTGAAAATTTTACAGATGGATATAGCATTAAAGGTAAAGCTAAAAGTAAAGCAGATCTTGGTGCAAATGTAAAGGATAACAAAATTTGTAAGGATGTTAATATTACATATAGTCTCAAATCTCAATTTGGAAGTCCTGCAACATTATTGAATGCAAGTAAGCATACGAATTTCATGCATAAAGTTCAAGGTTTTGATAAAGATAAAATGCAAGAAGTTAATCGTATAAAAACAAAAAAGAAATTGTTAGATAGGATTTATAAGATCAAAGAACTTGAAGGTAAAATTGAATTTTATAAAATCGTTAGTAATACTTTGGAAAGGAATATTAGGTTAATAGATTCATCGATGGATAAATTATTAGCCAATGCATTGCTTTATTCTTATGTTGAAAATGAAAAGGATTTACAAAAAGCGTTTTTAAAGTCGAATCATGGAAATGACGAAGTTTTTCTAAGAAAAAAGTTAATAGATTTTTTATATGGAATATGTTTTGGATTTTTCCCTTCCGAAGAATGGGATGGAAAATATTCAGTTAATGGTGGAATTATGGTGACTAAAAACTCAGGAGAAGTTGTTTTATTGGATAAAATTTATCATAATGAAATATTAGAAAATTATTTATATTATAAATCTAAATTCGATTCGCCGAGTACATCTAGATATCATATGCTTGAGATTTTCGAGGATAGCGGTGATTTTTTCTTTACATTGAATCTACAGATAAGATCAAAATAA
- a CDS encoding DNA cytosine methyltransferase, protein MGNNRFTFIDLFAGIGGFHIAMHNIGGKCVFASEWDSNCRKTYRKNFDRISPSIFKKNDSDLKLFAEDITKVDVNLIPNHDVLCAGFPCQPFSQAGYKLGFEDIRGTLFFNVADIIRAKKPKAVFLENVRGLLKHDNGRTFNVIENTLRELCYTVNYKIIKASDFGLPQHRPRIYIICMRSDIKDTFEFPEAIPLTMTMSDVFDGAEVNKKIGYTLRVGGKGSPIDDRRNWDGYLVDGKVRRLKPKEGKRMQGFPDEFEFPISDSIAMKQLGNSVAIPVIQACAEKMIEVLEENEQC, encoded by the coding sequence ATGGGAAATAATAGATTTACATTTATAGATTTATTTGCTGGAATAGGTGGTTTTCATATTGCTATGCATAATATCGGCGGAAAATGTGTATTCGCATCAGAATGGGATTCTAATTGTAGAAAGACTTATAGAAAAAACTTTGATAGAATATCTCCCAGTATTTTTAAAAAAAATGATAGCGATTTAAAATTATTTGCTGAAGATATAACAAAGGTAGATGTTAATTTAATACCTAATCATGATGTACTTTGTGCAGGTTTTCCTTGCCAACCTTTTTCTCAAGCTGGATATAAATTAGGATTTGAAGATATAAGAGGAACTTTATTTTTTAATGTTGCGGATATTATTCGGGCTAAAAAACCAAAAGCAGTTTTCTTAGAAAACGTTAGAGGTTTGTTAAAACATGATAATGGAAGAACGTTTAATGTCATTGAAAATACCTTACGTGAATTGTGTTATACTGTAAACTATAAAATAATTAAAGCTAGCGATTTTGGATTACCACAGCATCGTCCAAGAATTTATATAATTTGTATGCGTAGTGATATTAAAGATACATTTGAATTTCCAGAAGCTATACCATTAACTATGACCATGAGTGATGTGTTTGATGGTGCAGAAGTGAATAAAAAAATAGGTTATACGCTAAGGGTAGGCGGTAAAGGTTCACCGATTGATGATAGAAGAAATTGGGATGGATATCTAGTTGATGGTAAAGTAAGACGTTTGAAACCAAAAGAGGGGAAAAGAATGCAAGGATTTCCCGATGAATTTGAATTTCCTATTAGTGATTCGATTGCAATGAAACAATTAGGAAATTCAGTTGCAATACCTGTGATTCAAGCGTGTGCAGAAAAAATGATAGAAGTTTTGGAGGAGAATGAACAATGTTAG
- a CDS encoding helix-turn-helix domain-containing protein has translation MLIDMTNTEIMEKSKISKSTLYKMKNSENITTNVLLRIYDVLKCDISDIVEYVKINEYKSKFK, from the coding sequence ATGTTGATAGATATGACAAATACAGAAATTATGGAAAAATCGAAAATTAGTAAGAGTACACTCTATAAAATGAAAAATAGTGAAAATATTACTACAAATGTATTGCTGAGAATATACGATGTTTTGAAATGTGATATTTCTGATATTGTAGAATATGTTAAAATTAATGAATATAAATCAAAGTTTAAATAA
- a CDS encoding type I restriction-modification system subunit M, translating into MADNKKEQERDELHIAIWSIADELRGSVDEWDFKIYVLRM; encoded by the coding sequence ATGGCGGATAATAAGAAGGAACAAGAGAGAGATGAATTACATATAGCAATATGGAGTATAGCTGATGAGTTAAGAGGAAGTGTTGATGAATGGGACTTTAAAATTTATGTTTTAAGAATGTGA
- the spoIVA gene encoding stage IV sporulation protein A, translating to MENLNIYEDIAKRTQGDIYIGVVGPVRTGKSTFIKTFMDKMVIPRIENSFKKERARDELPQSGSGKSIHTTEPKFIPNEAIEISFNENLKLKVRLVDCVGYIVDEALGHLEGDAPKMVKTPWFDEEIAFEEAAEIGTRKVITDHSTVGVVVTTDGSFTGIDRESYVDAEERVILDLKSINKPFVVILNTKHPNTFETQELKLDLEEKYDVPVVAIDIAKMTEEDIEKLFKRVLTEFPVKELHIDLPTWINGLDPKHWLKENFISLIKDMSQDINKISDVKKIADYITERDEFISGIDIIETSLGNGKSRVKFNVHSNIFYRILSEICEQEIQDEGHLLEFIKDLYKAKVEYSKVEQALNDVRETGYGLVAPQLSEMRFEEPEIIRQGARYGVKLKASAPSLHLIKADIQTEISPIMGTERETEELVKSLLEQFENDPSSMWQSNMFGKSLEVLVKEGLQNKLYKMPDDVQAKIQKTLQKIVNEGSGGLICIIL from the coding sequence TTGGAAAACTTAAATATATATGAAGACATAGCAAAAAGAACACAAGGTGATATCTATATAGGAGTTGTTGGGCCAGTTAGAACAGGTAAATCAACTTTTATAAAAACTTTTATGGATAAAATGGTGATTCCTCGTATTGAGAATTCATTCAAAAAAGAGAGAGCAAGAGATGAATTGCCTCAAAGTGGATCAGGAAAGAGCATTCATACAACTGAACCAAAGTTTATACCTAATGAAGCGATCGAGATTAGCTTTAATGAGAATTTAAAGTTAAAAGTTAGATTAGTTGATTGTGTTGGATACATAGTCGATGAAGCATTAGGGCATTTAGAAGGAGATGCTCCTAAAATGGTTAAAACACCTTGGTTTGATGAAGAAATTGCTTTTGAAGAAGCTGCTGAGATTGGTACAAGGAAGGTTATAACAGATCATTCAACTGTTGGAGTAGTTGTTACTACAGATGGTTCATTTACAGGAATAGATAGAGAAAGTTATGTTGATGCTGAAGAAAGAGTCATACTCGATCTTAAAAGTATAAATAAACCTTTTGTAGTAATTTTAAATACAAAACATCCTAATACATTTGAAACTCAAGAATTAAAATTAGATCTTGAAGAAAAATATGATGTTCCAGTTGTAGCAATAGATATTGCTAAAATGACTGAGGAAGATATAGAAAAGTTATTTAAGAGAGTATTGACAGAATTTCCAGTTAAAGAACTTCATATTGATTTACCAACTTGGATAAATGGACTTGACCCTAAACATTGGTTAAAAGAAAACTTCATATCTTTAATAAAAGACATGAGTCAAGATATCAATAAAATAAGTGACGTTAAAAAAATTGCTGATTATATAACAGAAAGAGATGAATTTATAAGTGGAATAGACATAATAGAAACTAGTCTTGGAAATGGTAAATCTAGAGTTAAATTCAATGTTCACAGTAATATATTTTATAGAATATTAAGTGAAATATGTGAACAAGAAATTCAAGATGAAGGACATTTATTAGAATTTATAAAAGATTTATACAAAGCTAAGGTTGAATATAGTAAAGTTGAACAAGCTTTGAATGATGTTAGAGAAACTGGATATGGTTTGGTTGCACCTCAATTATCTGAAATGAGATTTGAAGAACCTGAAATTATAAGACAGGGTGCTCGTTATGGAGTAAAATTAAAAGCATCTGCACCATCTCTACATTTAATTAAAGCTGATATTCAAACTGAAATATCTCCTATAATGGGTACAGAAAGAGAAACTGAAGAACTTGTTAAGTCCTTACTCGAACAATTTGAGAATGATCCATCTAGTATGTGGCAATCAAATATGTTTGGAAAGAGCTTGGAGGTATTAGTTAAAGAGGGACTTCAAAATAAATTATATAAAATGCCCGATGATGTTCAAGCTAAAATTCAAAAGACATTACAGAAGATTGTTAATGAAGGCAGTGGCGGTTTGATTTGTATAATTCTTTAA
- a CDS encoding NAD(P)H-dependent glycerol-3-phosphate dehydrogenase has translation MNLTFLGSGSFGTALAVIFSQYNFNIKMYDRNADVVLGINRDKRNIKYLKNITIPEKVMATNDIDEAIYDSDIIFLSVPSQAIREISRKIHSKLKSNSIMVCLSKGIELTTYKRLSEVLEEEFPNNPIVVLSGPSHAEEVATKQPTALVATSKNMDKAILIRDMLSNDVLRIYTNSDIIGVEIGGAMKNIIALAIGIINGMGYGDNSSAAIITRSLNDLIKMGIVMGGKLETFFGLTGIGDLIVTCLSNHSRNRRCGLLIGQGMKLDEAIKEIGMVVEGITACKIFYNIAKEKNIEVPIIESIYEVLFNNKDLRYIETTLMSRDKKDEKFKI, from the coding sequence ATGAATTTAACATTTTTAGGAAGTGGGAGTTTTGGAACAGCACTTGCTGTAATTTTTTCACAATATAATTTTAATATAAAAATGTATGATAGAAATGCCGATGTTGTTCTTGGTATTAACCGTGATAAAAGAAATATAAAATATTTAAAAAATATTACCATTCCTGAAAAAGTTATGGCTACTAATGATATTGATGAAGCTATTTATGATAGTGATATAATTTTTCTTTCAGTACCATCACAAGCCATAAGAGAAATATCTAGAAAAATACATAGTAAATTGAAATCAAATAGTATTATGGTTTGTTTATCTAAAGGAATAGAATTAACTACATATAAAAGACTGTCAGAAGTTTTGGAAGAAGAATTCCCAAATAATCCAATTGTTGTTTTGTCTGGACCAAGTCATGCAGAAGAAGTTGCTACAAAACAACCTACTGCACTTGTTGCTACTTCAAAAAATATGGATAAGGCAATTTTAATTAGAGATATGTTATCCAATGATGTTTTAAGAATTTACACAAATTCTGATATTATTGGTGTTGAAATAGGTGGTGCAATGAAAAATATCATTGCTTTAGCCATAGGTATTATTAATGGTATGGGATATGGAGATAATTCAAGTGCAGCAATTATTACAAGATCACTAAACGATCTTATAAAAATGGGTATTGTAATGGGAGGGAAATTAGAAACATTTTTTGGTTTAACAGGAATCGGTGATTTAATTGTTACTTGTTTAAGTAATCACAGTAGAAATAGAAGATGTGGTCTTCTCATTGGTCAAGGAATGAAACTTGATGAAGCTATTAAAGAGATAGGTATGGTTGTTGAAGGTATAACAGCTTGCAAAATATTTTACAATATCGCTAAAGAAAAAAATATTGAAGTTCCTATAATAGAATCAATTTATGAAGTCTTATTCAATAATAAGGATTTACGATACATTGAAACAACTTTAATGTCTAGGGATAAAAAAGATGAAAAATTTAAGATATAA
- the der gene encoding ribosome biogenesis GTPase Der, with protein MKKPIVAIVGRPNVGKSTLFNRIVGDRVSIVDDSPGVTRDRIYRDAEWLKYKFIMIDTGGIEFKTNDDMFKNMRIQTELAIETADVILFIVDGKTGLVDGDREVARILRKSKKPIVLVVNKIDSKKDEMNLYEFYEFGLGEPCSISSSQALGLGDMLDEVVKHFEDSDFEDSEDDIIKIAFVGKPNVGKSSLINKLLGYNRSIVSDIAGTTRDSIDTYFENEVGKFTLIDTAGIRKKAKIKENVEHYSVIRSLYSIDRCDVCLLMIDATQGVTEQDEKILGYAHERNKAIVIVVNKWDVVEKNNRTYNEFKNKIQNQLNFVTYAPYLFISALTGQRIHQVLKISKKCYENYSRRVPTGILNEIIGRATMIKEPPIVGLKRLKIYYCTQVDVKPPKFIFFINDESTLHFSYIRYLNNQIRESFDFEGTGIEIQYKERKERK; from the coding sequence ATGAAAAAACCGATTGTTGCAATTGTTGGTCGTCCTAATGTAGGAAAGTCTACATTATTTAATAGAATTGTTGGAGATAGAGTTTCTATAGTTGATGATTCTCCTGGTGTTACTAGAGATAGAATTTATAGAGATGCAGAATGGCTTAAATATAAATTTATAATGATTGATACTGGTGGTATTGAATTTAAAACTAATGATGATATGTTTAAAAATATGAGAATTCAAACGGAGCTTGCGATAGAAACTGCTGATGTAATTTTGTTTATTGTTGATGGTAAAACTGGTCTTGTAGATGGAGATAGAGAAGTTGCTCGTATACTTCGTAAAAGTAAGAAACCTATTGTACTTGTTGTAAATAAAATTGATTCTAAAAAAGACGAGATGAATTTGTATGAATTTTATGAATTTGGTCTAGGTGAGCCTTGTTCTATATCTTCAAGTCAGGCTTTAGGACTTGGTGATATGCTTGATGAAGTTGTTAAACATTTTGAAGATAGTGATTTTGAAGATAGTGAGGATGATATAATTAAAATCGCTTTTGTTGGCAAGCCTAATGTTGGAAAGTCTTCATTAATAAATAAATTATTAGGATATAATAGGTCAATAGTAAGTGATATTGCAGGAACTACTAGAGATTCTATTGATACATATTTTGAAAATGAAGTTGGTAAATTTACTTTGATTGATACAGCAGGTATTAGAAAGAAGGCTAAAATAAAAGAAAATGTTGAACATTATAGTGTTATTCGTAGTCTTTATAGTATTGATAGATGTGATGTTTGTCTCCTTATGATTGACGCAACTCAAGGAGTGACTGAGCAAGATGAAAAAATACTTGGTTATGCTCATGAAAGAAATAAAGCTATAGTTATAGTTGTAAATAAATGGGATGTTGTTGAAAAAAATAATAGAACTTATAATGAGTTCAAAAATAAAATACAAAATCAATTGAATTTTGTTACATATGCTCCGTATTTATTTATATCTGCATTGACAGGACAAAGAATTCATCAAGTTTTAAAAATTTCAAAAAAATGTTATGAAAATTATTCAAGAAGGGTTCCAACTGGAATTTTAAATGAAATTATAGGAAGAGCTACGATGATAAAAGAGCCTCCAATAGTTGGACTTAAAAGGTTAAAAATATATTATTGCACTCAAGTTGATGTTAAGCCACCTAAATTTATATTTTTTATAAATGATGAAAGTACTTTACACTTTTCATACATAAGATATTTAAATAACCAGATAAGAGAGAGTTTTGATTTTGAAGGAACAGGTATAGAAATACAATATAAGGAGAGGAAAGAAAGGAAATGA
- a CDS encoding M28 family metallopeptidase: protein MKLFKKMKVLLLAFVILFSTSSCIKNPDNFKEIYQGTGALSEAIPLKNEFNESDNAPVQNPDLIDETEKIIQILTSEEFKGRASDTDGNDKAVEYLNSQFENIGLDYLFKDTYLHKYKFKSNINAYKIIDPDGEKSNVVGLIKGTNHSEKSKAVVITAHFDHIGRGFNPKDDKTIHPGAVDNASGTAVLLRIAHKIKEMSKETPFETDIIVAAVNHEEIGYIGSRALINDIKDRYKNIYNINIDCVGVKNGSPLIVYSSDKRSPELSPLIFQYMDTTGEAINKDTKIRNYTSDHMAFEKNGIQSIFFMDTYDDDLIHQTTDTLENNIDVERLNKLVDHICGFLRFNDKNAIAKKDPIEV, encoded by the coding sequence ATGAAATTATTTAAAAAAATGAAAGTCTTATTACTTGCGTTTGTCATTTTATTTAGTACGAGCTCATGTATAAAAAATCCAGATAATTTTAAAGAAATTTATCAAGGAACAGGGGCTCTTTCAGAAGCTATTCCACTTAAAAATGAGTTTAATGAATCAGATAATGCTCCAGTTCAAAATCCTGATTTAATAGATGAAACTGAAAAAATTATTCAGATATTAACCTCAGAAGAATTTAAGGGAAGAGCAAGCGATACTGATGGTAATGATAAAGCTGTAGAATATTTAAACTCTCAATTTGAAAATATAGGTTTAGATTATTTATTTAAGGATACATATTTGCATAAATACAAATTTAAAAGTAACATTAATGCTTACAAAATTATTGACCCAGATGGTGAAAAAAGTAATGTTGTTGGATTGATAAAAGGTACTAATCATAGTGAAAAGAGTAAAGCAGTAGTAATTACAGCACACTTTGATCATATTGGTAGAGGATTTAACCCAAAAGATGATAAAACAATTCATCCTGGTGCAGTAGATAATGCTTCTGGTACAGCAGTACTTTTAAGAATTGCACATAAGATTAAAGAAATGTCAAAGGAAACTCCATTTGAAACAGATATAATAGTAGCAGCAGTTAATCATGAAGAAATAGGATATATTGGTTCAAGAGCATTGATTAATGATATAAAAGATAGATATAAAAATATTTACAATATAAATATAGATTGCGTTGGAGTAAAGAATGGGTCTCCTCTCATTGTTTATAGTAGTGATAAAAGATCTCCAGAGTTATCTCCACTAATTTTTCAATATATGGATACAACAGGTGAGGCTATTAATAAAGACACAAAAATTAGAAACTATACTAGTGATCATATGGCCTTTGAGAAAAATGGAATTCAGTCAATTTTCTTTATGGATACTTATGATGATGATCTAATTCATCAAACAACAGATACTTTAGAAAATAATATAGATGTTGAAAGATTAAATAAATTGGTTGATCATATTTGTGGATTTTTGAGATTCAATGATAAAAATGCAATTGCTAAGAAAGATCCAATAGAAGTTTAA
- a CDS encoding helix-turn-helix domain-containing protein — MLNENIKVIRKSKGFSQQELAVKLNVVRQTVSKWEKGLSVPDSDMLISLSEVFEISVSTLLGETITEIEADTLKVISEKLEVINLQLAQKKSTIRKIIHCGLISLCAIIVIIFAILLLLESSYLGWNYSEPETAVLGVAFHSLEWMFVRVSPIIFIVAIIGILLIQKKE, encoded by the coding sequence ATGCTTAATGAAAATATTAAAGTAATTAGGAAATCAAAAGGGTTTTCACAACAGGAGCTTGCTGTTAAATTAAATGTGGTACGACAAACAGTTTCCAAATGGGAGAAAGGACTGTCAGTTCCTGATTCCGATATGTTAATCTCCTTATCGGAAGTTTTTGAAATATCTGTAAGTACATTGTTAGGAGAAACTATTACTGAAATAGAAGCTGATACCTTAAAAGTTATTTCAGAAAAATTGGAAGTGATAAACTTACAACTAGCACAAAAGAAAAGCACGATAAGAAAAATTATTCATTGTGGACTTATTTCGTTATGTGCAATTATAGTAATAATTTTTGCAATATTATTGTTATTGGAAAGTTCTTATTTGGGGTGGAATTATAGTGAGCCAGAAACTGCTGTCCTTGGGGTGGCATTTCATTCATTAGAATGGATGTTTGTTAGAGTATCACCGATTATCTTTATTGTGGCAATCATTGGAATTTTGTTGATACAAAAGAAAGAATAA
- a CDS encoding N-acetylmuramoyl-L-alanine amidase, producing MEIKINEKLIKYNFSSRNGEKIKYLVIHDTDNTSVGANADAHYHFFNSEYRDASAHYFIDDTQILRIVKDSDKSFHCGDGHGKYGITNENSIGIEMCVNSDGNYEKIYNNTLKLTKYQMDKYNIPLECVVRHYDASRKICPLSMRENNWEKWKKFKKDIENMDYSSTNYTRFIRLLYENLFKREPDDEGLKFWNDELENGLSYGDMLKRIADSDEFKNIYLK from the coding sequence ATGGAAATCAAGATTAATGAAAAGTTAATTAAATATAATTTTTCCTCGAGGAATGGAGAAAAAATTAAGTATTTAGTAATACACGATACAGATAATACTAGTGTTGGAGCAAATGCTGATGCTCATTATCATTTTTTTAATTCAGAGTATAGAGATGCATCTGCACATTATTTCATAGATGATACTCAAATTTTAAGAATTGTTAAAGACTCAGATAAATCTTTTCATTGTGGTGATGGACATGGAAAATACGGAATTACAAATGAAAATAGTATTGGAATAGAGATGTGCGTTAATTCTGATGGTAATTATGAAAAAATTTACAATAATACACTTAAGTTGACCAAATATCAAATGGATAAATATAATATTCCGCTTGAGTGTGTTGTTAGGCATTATGACGCCAGCAGAAAAATATGTCCATTGTCGATGAGAGAAAATAACTGGGAGAAGTGGAAAAAATTTAAAAAGGATATAGAAAATATGGACTATAGTTCAACTAATTATACAAGATTTATACGATTATTATATGAAAATTTATTTAAGCGAGAGCCCGATGACGAGGGATTGAAATTTTGGAATGACGAATTGGAAAATGGGTTAAGTTATGGAGATATGCTAAAACGTATAGCTGATAGCGATGAGTTTAAAAATATATATTTAAAATAA
- the phoU gene encoding phosphate signaling complex protein PhoU: MRIKFRRVLDELNEALLKLGDLVIEQFEKSEKVLRTKDSELAKLIIENDDNIDFLKEEMEYKCLKLIATQNPLASDLRRLFTTIKIIQDLERIGDYAVDLAKVSMYIPENENIDSEISDYFSSIIKKMVKEVIQAYVDNNKKKAIEIYESDEAIDDEYTKVFSNTMEKMNSGKITNNIAVQTLFVIKYFERAGDHINNICENIMYLKSGEFFKRRLNK; encoded by the coding sequence ATGCGCATAAAATTTAGAAGAGTTTTAGATGAGTTAAATGAAGCTCTATTGAAATTAGGAGATCTTGTTATAGAACAGTTCGAAAAATCAGAGAAAGTTTTAAGAACTAAGGATAGTGAGTTAGCAAAATTAATTATTGAAAATGATGATAATATAGATTTTCTTAAAGAAGAAATGGAATATAAGTGTTTAAAATTAATTGCGACTCAGAATCCGCTTGCAAGTGATTTGAGGAGACTATTTACAACAATAAAAATAATCCAGGATTTAGAGCGTATAGGTGATTATGCTGTAGATCTAGCAAAAGTATCTATGTATATACCTGAGAATGAAAATATTGATTCTGAAATATCAGACTATTTTTCAAGCATAATTAAGAAAATGGTCAAAGAAGTAATTCAAGCTTATGTTGATAATAATAAGAAAAAGGCTATTGAAATATACGAGAGTGATGAAGCAATTGATGATGAGTATACTAAAGTCTTTTCAAATACTATGGAAAAAATGAACTCAGGCAAAATTACAAATAATATAGCAGTTCAAACCTTATTTGTTATTAAATATTTTGAAAGAGCAGGAGACCATATAAATAATATTTGTGAAAATATTATGTATTTAAAGTCCGGTGAGTTTTTTAAAAGAAGATTAAATAAATAA
- the pstB gene encoding phosphate ABC transporter ATP-binding protein PstB, with protein sequence MKKAIIKVENLDFFYGEKQTLFEINIDIYENKVTALIGPSGCGKSTFLRNLNRMNEMFDYARYTGNILLDGKDIKDQDVVLLRKEVGLVFQKPNPFPKSIYDNIAFAPRNYGIKDKSILDELVETTLKDVALWDEVKDDLKKSAYNLSGGQQQRLCIARCLATQPKIILMDEPTSALDPISTIKIEELLVKLRKKYTIVIVTHNMQQAGRISDYTAFFLNGKLEEMDKTEKIFQNPANKLTEDYITGRFG encoded by the coding sequence ATGAAAAAAGCTATTATAAAAGTTGAAAACTTAGATTTTTTTTATGGAGAAAAACAAACCTTATTTGAAATAAATATTGATATATATGAAAATAAGGTTACAGCTCTTATTGGGCCTTCAGGATGTGGTAAATCTACGTTTTTAAGAAATTTAAATAGAATGAATGAAATGTTTGATTATGCCAGATATACTGGCAATATACTTTTAGATGGCAAAGATATAAAAGATCAAGATGTTGTTCTTCTTCGTAAAGAGGTTGGATTAGTTTTTCAAAAACCAAACCCATTTCCTAAATCTATTTACGATAATATAGCTTTTGCCCCTAGAAATTATGGAATAAAAGATAAGAGTATATTGGACGAATTGGTTGAAACTACATTAAAAGATGTGGCACTTTGGGATGAAGTTAAAGATGACTTAAAGAAAAGTGCTTATAATTTGTCTGGAGGACAACAACAAAGATTATGTATCGCAAGATGTTTGGCTACTCAGCCAAAAATAATTTTAATGGATGAACCAACTTCGGCATTAGATCCAATTTCGACTATAAAAATAGAGGAATTGTTAGTTAAACTTAGAAAGAAATATACTATTGTTATAGTTACTCATAATATGCAACAAGCCGGAAGAATTTCTGATTACACAGCATTTTTTTTGAATGGTAAACTTGAAGAAATGGATAAGACTGAAAAAATATTCCAAAATCCGGCTAATAAACTTACGGAAGACTATATCACGGGAAGATTTGGATAG